Proteins encoded within one genomic window of Phototrophicus methaneseepsis:
- a CDS encoding ThiF family adenylyltransferase — MTVDWKRVEGLFGPENLRFLAQKRVGVVGCGSGGGFVALSLAMSGVRNFVLVDNDALETGNVVRHVCDLRYVGQNKAAAVADLIKQRNPQAEIDVREGYIQEHLDALEGLDILVVGVDGENAKYLINEAVLKRHLTAVYAGVYERGEGGDVVIIRPYDGPCYACWAEELREGAKTPKPGETELDYGMIGESGTLEAEPGLWIHVAKVASIQTDIVLNELLRGTDLHRDMPGNTVIIANRALEIVDGQVSDPHTGVWVNIPRDPDCLVCGDKLRLSDEAHQAISLDDLASSVVFEEEFEEDESEA; from the coding sequence ATGACCGTAGATTGGAAGCGCGTCGAAGGATTATTTGGCCCGGAAAATCTGCGCTTTTTGGCCCAGAAGCGCGTTGGCGTGGTGGGATGCGGCTCCGGTGGGGGCTTCGTTGCCCTGAGCCTGGCGATGAGTGGTGTTCGCAACTTCGTCCTGGTAGATAACGATGCCCTGGAAACAGGCAACGTTGTGCGCCACGTCTGTGATTTGCGCTATGTAGGGCAGAATAAGGCCGCTGCAGTGGCTGATCTCATCAAACAGCGTAACCCACAGGCAGAAATTGACGTGCGCGAAGGCTATATTCAGGAGCATCTGGATGCGCTTGAAGGGCTGGACATCCTGGTTGTGGGTGTCGATGGCGAAAATGCCAAGTACCTTATCAACGAAGCTGTGCTTAAGCGCCACCTGACCGCTGTTTATGCGGGTGTCTATGAGCGCGGCGAAGGCGGGGATGTCGTCATTATCCGGCCTTATGATGGCCCTTGTTATGCCTGCTGGGCGGAAGAATTACGTGAAGGTGCTAAGACGCCAAAACCCGGTGAAACCGAACTGGATTATGGCATGATCGGTGAGAGTGGCACTCTGGAGGCCGAACCTGGCCTGTGGATCCATGTGGCTAAAGTTGCCAGCATTCAGACGGATATCGTCCTGAACGAGCTGCTGCGTGGCACGGATTTGCATCGTGATATGCCGGGGAATACGGTTATCATCGCCAATCGCGCGCTTGAAATCGTTGATGGGCAGGTGAGTGACCCTCATACGGGCGTGTGGGTGAATATCCCGCGTGACCCGGATTGCTTGGTCTGTGGCGATAAGCTGCGCCTCAGTGACGAAGCCCATCAGGCTATTTCGCTGGATGATCTGGCGAGCAGCGTGGTCTTTGAGGAAGAATTTGAAGAAGATGAATCTGAGGCGTGA
- a CDS encoding rRNA adenine N-6-methyltransferase family protein, which produces MPDKSVAIQHLALLDKLKKAGRFTNPRIEAAFREVPRHVFLPGVPVEKAYADEAVPIKTDENGLVVSSASQPTMMAIMFDQLNLQPGDNVLEIGTATGYNAALMRDMVGEEGRVTTIELDKDLALQARKNLQAALVSGVQVVEADGILGYAPRAAYDAIVVTAGIWDVPLTWKRQLKQEGRIVAPIWLNGIQVSARFDLQPDGTFLSTDNRPCAFVYLRGEAAGPDMRRRVGSTSLYLISDGTTKLDTVALHTLLSDDHEYCLLDSPLAEADLWYGFQLYLMLNEPPDMVFALFAVIEGQQAYGLEGRGLTLLAPASAVFLPYATSGQAHCYAGSDAFLELQALIDNWTALGHPDTKQLRVRLIPKNQGKPQVEVGKVYPRRDHYLHVWMETDE; this is translated from the coding sequence ATGCCAGATAAGTCGGTTGCAATCCAGCATCTCGCCCTGCTCGATAAACTCAAGAAAGCAGGGCGCTTCACAAATCCTCGTATTGAAGCGGCCTTCCGTGAAGTGCCGCGTCATGTCTTTTTGCCGGGCGTACCCGTAGAAAAAGCCTATGCCGACGAGGCCGTGCCCATCAAAACCGATGAAAACGGCCTAGTAGTCAGTTCTGCCAGCCAGCCAACGATGATGGCGATCATGTTCGATCAGCTTAATTTGCAGCCGGGCGATAATGTGCTGGAGATTGGCACTGCGACGGGCTACAACGCGGCTTTAATGCGCGACATGGTCGGTGAAGAAGGCCGTGTAACGACGATTGAGCTGGATAAGGACCTCGCCCTACAGGCGCGTAAGAACCTGCAAGCTGCCCTTGTGAGCGGCGTTCAGGTTGTTGAGGCGGATGGCATCCTCGGTTATGCGCCGCGTGCGGCTTATGATGCGATTGTCGTGACAGCAGGCATTTGGGATGTTCCACTGACGTGGAAGCGCCAGCTTAAGCAAGAAGGGCGCATTGTCGCGCCAATCTGGCTGAATGGTATACAGGTCAGCGCTCGCTTCGATCTGCAGCCAGATGGGACGTTCCTCAGTACGGATAATCGTCCTTGCGCGTTCGTCTATCTACGAGGCGAAGCCGCCGGGCCAGATATGCGCCGCCGCGTTGGGAGCACATCGCTGTATCTCATCTCCGACGGAACGACCAAGCTGGATACAGTCGCGCTGCATACGTTGCTGAGTGATGACCACGAATATTGCTTGTTAGATAGCCCCCTCGCAGAAGCAGACCTGTGGTATGGTTTCCAGCTTTATCTCATGCTGAACGAGCCGCCGGATATGGTCTTCGCGCTTTTTGCCGTCATTGAAGGGCAGCAGGCGTATGGCCTGGAAGGGCGCGGGCTGACGTTGTTGGCCCCCGCAAGTGCTGTTTTCTTGCCCTATGCGACCAGCGGCCAGGCCCATTGTTATGCCGGGTCGGATGCCTTTTTAGAGCTGCAAGCTTTGATCGATAACTGGACAGCACTTGGGCATCCTGATACAAAGCAGCTACGCGTCCGCCTGATCCCCAAAAATCAGGGCAAGCCGCAGGTTGAGGTGGGGAAGGTCTATCCGCGCCGCGACCATTATCTGCACGTCTGGATGGAAACAGACGAATAA
- a CDS encoding formylglycine-generating enzyme family protein produces the protein MGQYGRVSGGRRRGNAAWQWLIIGFFPGLLCGGVVIFALALTGVLQGLTAGPTPTPPPPQEVVLVVTATQDPNMPTNTPFVITSTAEPTTEVEDAVMVQASPTPQTVEETGGETGGETATDTTANSTPDTNDTGAQVDTSILTPQNTAPTAAAAETPISTGVVVPPELANIISDTRRIEGGTFTLGTERTEVVTAAEQCLTRDGGQCDPSMGEDSYPPVQVQISTFDMEATEVTFSQYVAFLNYLRSQGSDHLDGCGGFICIQTLNERPQDSGGVIVFDGATYEVPTTLNDFPVYAVSWYGAKAYCETIGRRLPTEAEWEYAASGPSNFIYPWGNDFNSAYMKTRIPTDGPQGPVAVGTYANVGTANNLFDMAGNVEEWVSDWYQADYYVQLANQGTTPVDPQGPPTGVQKVLRGGSWNAMPFFSRTAHRRSYNPLPVDDNDAAFPRSIGFRCAADVSNTTPSGAVDPASLGVDVQTDTTVTDTPVDAAPTLPSAPEEESSSEETNSGSTSQRG, from the coding sequence ATGGGACAATATGGACGTGTGAGTGGCGGACGCCGTCGAGGCAACGCCGCCTGGCAATGGTTAATTATCGGTTTCTTCCCCGGTTTGCTCTGTGGCGGCGTGGTCATATTCGCCCTGGCGTTGACTGGCGTATTACAAGGCCTGACTGCTGGGCCGACCCCAACACCGCCCCCGCCACAAGAAGTCGTGCTGGTCGTGACGGCGACGCAAGACCCGAATATGCCGACGAATACACCCTTCGTCATCACATCAACGGCAGAACCCACGACGGAAGTTGAAGATGCCGTCATGGTACAGGCTAGCCCCACACCACAGACCGTCGAAGAAACGGGCGGCGAAACAGGTGGTGAAACAGCCACAGACACCACCGCCAACAGCACACCGGATACAAACGATACGGGTGCTCAGGTAGATACTTCTATCCTGACGCCACAAAATACGGCACCGACTGCTGCCGCAGCAGAAACACCTATCTCAACAGGTGTGGTTGTGCCACCAGAGCTGGCAAATATCATCAGCGATACGCGCCGCATCGAAGGAGGCACCTTCACGCTCGGCACAGAGCGGACAGAAGTGGTTACAGCGGCTGAACAATGCCTGACCCGCGATGGCGGCCAGTGCGACCCTTCCATGGGCGAAGATTCCTATCCGCCTGTTCAGGTCCAGATCAGCACCTTTGACATGGAAGCAACCGAAGTGACCTTCTCGCAGTATGTCGCCTTCCTGAACTACCTGCGCAGCCAGGGCAGCGATCATCTCGATGGCTGTGGCGGCTTCATCTGCATCCAAACGTTGAACGAACGCCCACAGGACAGCGGTGGTGTGATCGTCTTCGACGGAGCGACCTACGAAGTCCCCACCACGTTGAATGATTTCCCAGTCTATGCTGTGTCATGGTATGGCGCAAAGGCCTATTGTGAGACAATTGGCCGCCGCCTGCCGACAGAAGCTGAATGGGAATATGCGGCCAGCGGCCCCAGCAACTTCATCTATCCGTGGGGCAACGACTTCAACTCAGCATACATGAAGACGCGCATCCCAACAGATGGGCCGCAGGGTCCTGTCGCTGTCGGCACTTACGCCAATGTCGGCACAGCGAATAACCTGTTCGACATGGCTGGTAACGTCGAAGAATGGGTCTCGGATTGGTATCAGGCTGATTACTACGTGCAGCTTGCCAACCAGGGCACCACACCTGTAGATCCACAGGGCCCCCCAACAGGCGTGCAGAAGGTGCTGCGTGGTGGTAGCTGGAACGCAATGCCATTCTTCTCCCGGACAGCACATCGCCGTTCGTATAACCCGCTGCCCGTTGATGACAACGACGCCGCTTTCCCGCGCTCGATTGGCTTCCGCTGTGCAGCAGATGTCAGCAATACAACCCCAAGCGGCGCAGTAGACCCGGCGTCGCTGGGCGTGGATGTCCAAACAGATACGACCGTCACCGATACGCCAGTTGATGCCGCGCCGACCCTGCCCTCCGCCCCTGAGGAAGAGAGCAGCAGCGAGGAGACTAATTCCGGCAGTACATCGCAACGCGGTTAG
- a CDS encoding GNAT family N-acetyltransferase: MPRTANSQPNIPTPEMILRGHLRPVNLRTDLAPLADLIELVFAPTMDDNGRAAIRDMRSMSRLGVGSTLLGRLNELAQGISMGFVWVEDGRLVGNVSLYPAHWPRSAGRAWIIANVAVHPDYQRRGIARQLLQHSLETIRERKGTDAILQVDYDNARAIHIYDQLGFVRERAWTTWGRASLVSTPPLVQYDDLYITRRRPSEWRAEYELAKQARPQEKGGIGWLKPLDKSLFHKPWWQQIPYWFVTGGMERLIVRADRQLVGTLWIESGLAALRSRMTLMTNPEHQPRAAEALLNNVVRRYRNTALILEHPYDDTVTTQILDQYRFRPNRTVWHMRMHLG, encoded by the coding sequence TTGCCAAGAACGGCCAACAGTCAGCCGAATATACCCACGCCAGAAATGATATTGCGCGGGCATTTACGCCCGGTTAATTTAAGAACAGATCTCGCCCCACTTGCTGATTTAATTGAACTCGTTTTTGCGCCGACGATGGATGATAACGGGCGCGCTGCCATCCGGGACATGCGCTCGATGAGCAGGCTCGGCGTCGGCTCTACGCTCCTAGGCCGCCTGAACGAACTGGCCCAGGGCATTAGTATGGGCTTCGTCTGGGTTGAAGATGGTCGCCTCGTCGGCAATGTGTCTTTGTACCCGGCCCACTGGCCGCGCTCTGCTGGTCGTGCCTGGATTATCGCCAACGTCGCTGTTCACCCGGATTATCAGCGGCGCGGGATTGCTCGTCAATTGTTGCAACATAGCCTTGAGACGATCCGCGAGCGCAAAGGCACAGACGCTATCCTCCAGGTGGATTACGATAATGCGCGTGCCATTCATATTTATGACCAACTGGGCTTCGTCCGTGAACGTGCCTGGACAACGTGGGGCCGTGCCAGCCTGGTTTCTACACCGCCGCTGGTACAATATGATGACCTCTATATTACGCGCCGCCGCCCTTCGGAATGGCGAGCAGAGTATGAACTCGCCAAACAGGCCCGCCCGCAAGAAAAAGGCGGCATTGGCTGGTTAAAGCCGCTCGATAAAAGCCTGTTCCATAAGCCATGGTGGCAGCAGATCCCATACTGGTTTGTGACGGGCGGCATGGAACGCCTCATTGTTCGTGCGGATCGCCAGCTTGTCGGTACATTATGGATTGAAAGCGGGCTGGCGGCCTTACGATCCCGCATGACGCTGATGACCAACCCGGAACACCAACCGCGTGCCGCGGAAGCGTTGCTCAATAATGTCGTTCGCCGCTATCGCAATACCGCCCTCATCCTCGAACATCCTTACGATGATACTGTGACGACGCAGATTCTCGATCAATATCGCTTCCGCCCGAACCGCACTGTCTGGCATATGCGCATGCATCTTGGCTAA
- a CDS encoding sensor histidine kinase: MFGRMRLRTQLLATYILLLIISLSVISVAALVLVGVRPAPNESSYNRFASIMQGLGVRNFLSGVTSTPGVGNGNGNREARMQEMVEQMGRYAEYSDVRVMWAYSRSGETLVLYDSMGVYETGDSIVLHVDKDYVEDRELQSYLTRNARQYYGDFQDPDGTEWLYGGVAALGLQRLAPARYSEAASIMLVAEPRPTVTLQTVLGEFSRALLPPLLQAALVGLIVSVVLALLVSRGIARPLQSLAKAADEVARNKIHEQVPESGPREIRAVAKSFNQMSAEVRASQEAQRDFLANVSHDLKTPLTSIQGYSQSIMDGVAKDPAAAAQIIYDEAGRLNRMVVELTDLARMQAGRLSMKMNALDVGEIAAAVGQRLSVVARKKNIDLQVETGPMPHIAGDGDRLAQVFTNLLSNAIKFTPEGGTVVLKTRTRNDGVEIIVQDSGIGIATEDLNRVFERFYQVDKARGPKRGTGLGLAIVREIVQAHGGTISVSSDGPNQGTTFTIWLPSPQLSTLLARRDLMGDS, encoded by the coding sequence ATGTTTGGTCGCATGCGCTTACGTACGCAGCTTCTTGCGACGTATATCCTTCTCCTCATTATCTCGCTGAGCGTCATTTCTGTGGCCGCTCTGGTACTGGTTGGCGTGCGTCCCGCGCCGAATGAATCCTCTTACAACCGCTTTGCTTCGATCATGCAGGGGCTGGGCGTGCGCAATTTCTTATCCGGTGTGACGTCAACACCGGGTGTTGGCAACGGCAATGGCAACCGCGAAGCACGCATGCAAGAGATGGTCGAACAGATGGGCCGTTATGCGGAATACAGCGACGTGCGCGTGATGTGGGCCTACAGTCGCAGTGGTGAGACGCTCGTACTCTATGACAGCATGGGCGTCTACGAAACGGGCGATTCGATTGTGCTGCACGTCGATAAAGATTACGTCGAAGACCGCGAATTACAATCTTACCTGACGCGCAACGCACGCCAATATTATGGAGATTTTCAGGACCCGGATGGCACCGAATGGCTCTATGGGGGTGTGGCGGCATTGGGTTTGCAGCGTTTGGCCCCCGCGCGCTACAGCGAAGCCGCCAGCATTATGCTGGTTGCGGAGCCGCGCCCAACTGTGACGTTACAAACTGTGCTTGGGGAGTTCAGCCGTGCGCTTTTGCCGCCTTTGCTGCAAGCTGCCCTGGTCGGGCTTATCGTCTCGGTCGTGCTGGCGTTGCTCGTCAGCCGGGGCATTGCTCGCCCGCTGCAATCATTAGCGAAAGCGGCTGATGAAGTGGCGCGCAACAAAATTCATGAGCAAGTGCCGGAAAGCGGCCCGCGTGAGATTCGTGCAGTCGCCAAAAGCTTTAACCAGATGAGTGCAGAGGTCCGGGCCTCGCAAGAAGCTCAGCGCGACTTCCTGGCTAATGTATCCCACGACCTTAAAACGCCGCTGACGTCGATACAGGGCTATTCGCAATCGATTATGGATGGTGTTGCCAAAGACCCTGCCGCCGCCGCACAAATCATCTATGACGAGGCGGGACGGCTGAACCGCATGGTCGTCGAACTGACTGACCTGGCACGTATGCAGGCCGGGCGGCTTTCTATGAAGATGAACGCCCTGGATGTGGGCGAAATTGCCGCAGCAGTGGGCCAGCGCCTTTCTGTGGTCGCGCGCAAGAAGAATATCGACCTGCAGGTTGAAACAGGGCCTATGCCCCATATTGCAGGCGATGGTGACCGTCTGGCACAGGTTTTCACCAATTTGCTGAGCAACGCCATCAAGTTCACGCCAGAAGGCGGTACTGTCGTACTCAAAACGCGTACGCGCAATGATGGTGTCGAAATCATCGTGCAGGATTCCGGCATTGGTATTGCGACGGAAGATTTGAACCGCGTTTTTGAGCGCTTCTATCAGGTTGATAAGGCACGTGGACCCAAGCGCGGTACGGGCCTGGGGCTGGCTATCGTGCGTGAGATCGTGCAGGCCCATGGCGGTACGATCAGCGTATCTAGTGATGGCCCCAACCAGGGGACCACGTTTACCATCTGGCTGCCATCGCCGCAGCTTAGCACGCTGCTTGCCCGCCGCGATTTGATGGGGGACAGCTAG
- a CDS encoding ATP-dependent Clp protease ATP-binding subunit, producing MSSNTERFTQRARRALSMAQEETEYMYAPQITSEHILVGLARNEGGIAKTVLERLDVPYLGLSQAVRNSISSARLRGRHPLDPIGLSEGSKRLLEYAVDEARRLGHHYIGTEHLLLGALRVNLTYENPVRILKMFGVMPEAVRAMVLQVLQEPSAALTIEDIQARVSGQVASMTQLLTLENRVAGISIRRDRMHMIHFVPWEDLVRLASTVYDEVQAGRFPVRVDGEVGDYAVSVTFSHADTSELASPEATRERFSVTLVRDEMNVTCLFPWHDLMAFVQKYRDSVADSGDDPVSVEGTIGTYTVSVNLIGKSRDEGSKDKDI from the coding sequence ATGTCCAGCAATACGGAGCGGTTTACGCAGCGAGCACGGCGTGCGTTAAGCATGGCCCAGGAAGAAACCGAGTATATGTATGCGCCACAGATCACATCTGAGCACATTCTAGTCGGGCTTGCCAGGAACGAGGGTGGCATTGCTAAAACCGTGCTTGAGCGTTTAGATGTGCCGTATCTGGGGCTTTCTCAGGCAGTACGTAACTCTATATCGAGTGCTAGGCTGCGAGGTCGGCATCCTCTCGATCCTATAGGGTTATCAGAAGGCAGTAAACGGCTGCTGGAATATGCTGTTGATGAGGCACGCCGATTAGGCCACCATTACATTGGCACAGAGCATTTGCTGCTGGGCGCGCTGCGGGTGAACCTCACCTATGAGAATCCTGTGCGTATTCTTAAGATGTTCGGAGTAATGCCGGAGGCTGTGCGTGCAATGGTGTTGCAGGTATTACAAGAGCCAAGTGCTGCGCTGACGATAGAGGACATACAGGCACGCGTTTCCGGTCAGGTTGCATCCATGACCCAGTTGCTGACGTTGGAAAATCGTGTCGCAGGGATTAGCATCAGGCGCGATAGGATGCATATGATTCATTTCGTGCCCTGGGAAGACCTGGTGCGGCTTGCGTCCACTGTTTATGATGAAGTCCAGGCTGGACGATTCCCGGTGCGGGTTGATGGCGAAGTGGGTGATTATGCCGTGAGTGTGACTTTTAGCCATGCCGATACATCTGAATTGGCCTCGCCGGAAGCGACAAGAGAACGCTTTAGTGTGACGCTTGTGCGGGATGAAATGAACGTGACATGTTTGTTCCCATGGCACGACTTAATGGCATTTGTGCAGAAGTATAGAGACAGTGTGGCGGATTCTGGCGACGACCCTGTTTCTGTCGAAGGAACGATAGGTACCTATACAGTCAGCGTCAATTTGATAGGGAAGTCTCGTGACGAAGGTAGTAAGGACAAAGATATATGA
- a CDS encoding WD40 repeat domain-containing protein, giving the protein MFDEPKRKPKRKRKRDESIVPYVIVFGLVILVLVGSAGVFLLMREPQQQVCLDASAPCATPTPLPFVLYPTSTPLMPPEMIGQYATNGVAPNISSLALAPDQQHLLVGLQYPADSDLLGRVASLALGQSDDGRLILDEEIASYPLVSSQLRIVDDIDIQPQNAFFSLGSLVNQTVEIYDKDAAELADAVPSPANSPIAYQFYSDLAFSPDGRFYVIAGSSGISLRDVETLSETSHVEGSDESYLVDMAFNSTSTKLIVAQGVMSPYLKTWYIEEDTLQESAVVTLPRQILDIDVHPTLDQVAVAMPGMIAIYDIDSNQLETYIVNEAPAISSVAYHLSGNLLVFGGSHDAVSGALYAMPLDDEGYAIFTDEQININNMGFTSGPISELLYDASGRTLFVGTTNGGLYTWDSATSQPVDQFIFE; this is encoded by the coding sequence ATGTTTGATGAACCGAAACGGAAGCCTAAGCGGAAGCGGAAACGCGACGAAAGCATCGTCCCCTATGTCATTGTCTTCGGACTTGTGATCCTCGTCCTTGTTGGCTCTGCGGGGGTTTTCTTGTTGATGCGTGAGCCACAACAACAAGTGTGCCTGGATGCTAGCGCGCCTTGTGCGACCCCTACACCCCTTCCATTCGTGCTGTATCCAACGTCAACCCCGCTCATGCCCCCTGAAATGATCGGCCAATATGCAACGAACGGCGTGGCGCCTAATATTAGTAGCCTTGCGCTGGCACCCGATCAGCAGCATTTGCTGGTGGGCCTACAGTACCCAGCCGATAGTGATTTACTCGGTCGTGTGGCTTCCTTAGCTCTGGGACAATCTGATGATGGCAGACTAATTTTAGATGAAGAAATCGCATCCTATCCCCTGGTCAGCAGCCAACTGCGCATCGTCGATGATATAGATATTCAGCCCCAGAATGCATTCTTTTCCCTGGGTTCTCTGGTGAACCAGACCGTCGAAATTTATGATAAAGATGCGGCGGAATTGGCGGATGCTGTACCAAGTCCTGCCAATTCGCCGATTGCCTATCAATTCTATAGCGACCTGGCTTTTAGCCCTGATGGCCGCTTTTATGTGATAGCCGGGAGCAGCGGCATCAGCCTGCGAGATGTCGAAACCTTGAGTGAAACGTCGCATGTCGAAGGCTCCGACGAATCCTATTTGGTCGATATGGCTTTTAATAGCACCTCAACGAAGTTGATTGTCGCTCAGGGTGTTATGTCCCCGTACCTGAAAACTTGGTATATCGAAGAAGACACATTGCAAGAATCAGCGGTTGTGACACTGCCTCGCCAGATTCTGGACATTGACGTTCATCCAACGTTGGATCAGGTGGCTGTGGCGATGCCTGGGATGATTGCAATTTACGATATAGATAGTAACCAGCTTGAAACGTATATTGTGAATGAAGCACCAGCAATATCGTCGGTAGCCTATCACCTGAGCGGTAATCTGCTGGTCTTTGGCGGCAGTCATGATGCTGTCAGTGGGGCGCTCTATGCGATGCCATTAGATGACGAGGGCTACGCGATCTTCACGGATGAGCAGATCAACATCAACAACATGGGCTTTACAAGCGGGCCTATCTCTGAGCTGCTTTACGATGCCTCTGGCCGGACGTTATTCGTGGGTACCACAAACGGCGGCTTATATACCTGGGATTCTGCAACGAGCCAACCCGTGGACCAGTTCATATTTGAGTAG
- a CDS encoding response regulator transcription factor, translating into MSDHVLVVDDEQRIVDLAKMYIEQEGYRVTSATDGVTALDMISNENPALVVLDLMLPGMDGLEVCRRVRSTSDVPIIMLTARSDDIDKIVGLELGADDYLTKPFNPRELVARIKAILRRSDRKSAQDSRPITIGNLTIHPDRRSVTVDNESVDLRMKEFDLLQTLAENIGMVFSRERLLDVVWGYNFAGETRTVDVHIAHLRHKLKKMTPSIETVWGVGYKLVAE; encoded by the coding sequence ATGAGTGACCATGTGCTCGTCGTTGATGACGAACAGCGCATTGTTGATCTGGCAAAAATGTACATCGAGCAAGAGGGCTATCGTGTTACATCTGCAACCGATGGTGTGACAGCTCTGGATATGATTAGCAATGAGAATCCAGCGCTGGTGGTGCTGGATTTGATGCTGCCGGGTATGGATGGGCTGGAAGTCTGCCGCCGGGTGCGCTCTACCAGTGATGTGCCCATCATCATGCTGACGGCGCGCAGCGATGATATTGATAAGATTGTCGGGCTTGAACTGGGCGCGGATGATTACCTGACCAAGCCCTTTAATCCCCGTGAGCTGGTAGCACGCATCAAGGCGATTTTGCGCCGCAGCGACCGTAAATCCGCGCAGGATTCGCGCCCGATTACGATTGGCAACCTCACGATACATCCAGATAGACGTTCCGTCACTGTGGATAATGAATCCGTTGACTTACGTATGAAAGAGTTCGACCTGCTGCAAACACTGGCAGAGAATATCGGCATGGTATTTAGCCGGGAACGCCTGCTGGATGTTGTGTGGGGCTATAACTTCGCCGGGGAGACGCGCACTGTCGATGTCCATATTGCCCATCTACGTCATAAGCTGAAGAAGATGACGCCTTCGATTGAGACGGTCTGGGGTGTGGGGTACAAGCTCGTCGCAGAATAA
- a CDS encoding ArsR/SmtB family transcription factor, whose amino-acid sequence MTDPNSQNPLDVPGQLDFTPAEEHIVDDLDTLKVLADPLRLHILELMEDPCTVKQVAEALDLPPTKLYYHITQLQKHGLIVVVETRIVSGIIEKHYQVAARRLQVAAHLLSPGTSGGSEGLTFTLNTFFDDIRVNLQESLASGLVAPTEDAPAYKQLRMYSGRLHLTQDQAVAFLDRMKKLVDEYEQLSEEQAATEVGYYKYMYVGFPSSRRPRTEKQSHTDPTADE is encoded by the coding sequence ATGACTGACCCAAACTCTCAAAATCCGCTTGATGTCCCAGGGCAGCTGGATTTTACGCCTGCTGAAGAACATATCGTTGATGATCTTGATACGCTCAAAGTGCTGGCGGACCCACTACGGCTGCATATCCTGGAATTGATGGAAGACCCCTGTACGGTGAAGCAAGTCGCGGAAGCACTCGATTTGCCGCCGACCAAGCTTTACTATCACATCACCCAGTTGCAGAAGCACGGCCTCATCGTCGTTGTTGAAACGCGTATCGTCTCAGGCATTATCGAAAAGCACTATCAGGTGGCGGCGCGTCGTTTGCAGGTGGCGGCGCATTTGCTCTCCCCAGGGACGAGCGGCGGCAGCGAAGGCCTGACTTTTACGCTCAACACGTTCTTTGATGACATCCGCGTGAATTTGCAAGAGAGCCTCGCCAGCGGCTTGGTTGCTCCTACGGAAGATGCGCCAGCGTATAAGCAGTTGCGCATGTATAGTGGTCGGCTGCATCTCACGCAGGATCAGGCTGTGGCCTTCCTGGACCGCATGAAGAAGCTCGTCGATGAATATGAGCAACTTTCCGAAGAACAAGCTGCGACAGAGGTTGGCTACTATAAATACATGTATGTTGGCTTTCCGAGCAGCCGCCGACCGCGTACAGAAAAACAGTCGCACACAGATCCCACTGCGGATGAGTAA